A window of the Gordonia humi genome harbors these coding sequences:
- a CDS encoding TetR/AcrR family transcriptional regulator: MSRPTAPDSSPRRRLTAQQRQSQLLDIAERLFTEHGYEGVTMEDIAREAGITRPIVYRHLESREDAFLSCVRRARRQFEQSILDSATLPLDDLTARITAAGRSYLDMIEVDPQRWRLLFATSSGIDGYLVDQLAAMRAQTVEVIATAIRPYASGAAEESVEAFAYMVSGIGEQLGRWWLVRPEVSRDRVLAYYVAAIGGAAQATLELPPPPSTS, from the coding sequence ATGTCGCGACCCACCGCTCCGGACTCGTCGCCTCGGCGACGGTTGACAGCGCAGCAGCGTCAGTCGCAGTTGCTCGACATCGCGGAACGTCTGTTCACCGAGCACGGCTACGAGGGTGTGACGATGGAGGACATCGCTCGGGAGGCCGGCATCACCAGACCGATCGTGTACCGCCATCTCGAGAGCAGAGAAGACGCCTTCCTCTCGTGCGTGCGTCGAGCACGTCGGCAGTTCGAGCAGTCGATCTTGGACTCGGCGACCCTCCCGCTGGACGATCTGACGGCCAGAATCACTGCGGCGGGCAGGTCCTACCTCGACATGATCGAGGTCGATCCCCAACGATGGCGCTTGTTGTTCGCCACGTCGTCGGGCATCGACGGCTACCTCGTCGATCAGCTGGCCGCGATGCGGGCGCAGACTGTCGAGGTCATCGCGACCGCCATCCGGCCGTATGCATCCGGTGCGGCCGAGGAGTCCGTCGAGGCCTTCGCGTACATGGTGTCGGGTATCGGGGAACAACTCGGCCGGTGGTGGCTGGTCCGCCCAGAGGTCTCGCGGGACAGAGTGCTGGCGTACTACGTCGCCGCGATCGGTGGCGCCGCACAGGCGACGCTGGAGTTGCCGCCTCCGCCGAGTACATCCTGA
- a CDS encoding FecCD family ABC transporter permease, whose product MIDTTQATSGADDRARPTPLPPLRPGLRLGGVVSFVWRPRPVIVTLVAALGAFLFFCLSIRLGDYPLSFTQVLETLVGRGDPLARFLVTDGRLPRALMAVIVGAALAMSGAIVQSISHNPLASPDILGISSGAGVLAVFILTTGGVASNITRYGTPAMALIGGLVTGAIVYALAARGGMDGFRLILIGVAVNALMHALITWMMVRSDITQAGQAQTWLVGSLADRTWDQVTGTGVLAAIAAIVALGAAFSLRAVQLGDDVAQGLGVGLGRTRAVLLIAAVVLAAASVAGAGPIAFVAFVSPQVTMRLAGVSAPPLITSACVGAFLLSGADLIARTLLPVSLPVGIVTAAVGGPFLVYLLVRQNLRSSR is encoded by the coding sequence GTGATCGACACGACCCAGGCGACATCGGGCGCCGACGATCGAGCGCGGCCCACACCGCTTCCACCGCTGCGCCCCGGACTGCGTCTTGGCGGAGTCGTCAGCTTCGTCTGGCGGCCGCGCCCGGTGATCGTGACCCTCGTCGCGGCGCTCGGAGCATTCCTCTTCTTCTGCCTGAGCATCCGGCTCGGCGACTATCCGCTCTCGTTCACCCAGGTGCTCGAGACCCTCGTCGGCAGGGGCGATCCGCTGGCCCGGTTCCTGGTGACGGACGGTCGCCTGCCGCGTGCGTTGATGGCGGTGATCGTCGGCGCGGCGCTGGCGATGTCGGGCGCCATCGTGCAGTCCATCTCGCACAACCCGCTGGCCAGCCCCGACATCCTCGGCATCAGTTCGGGTGCAGGCGTGCTGGCGGTCTTCATCCTCACCACCGGCGGGGTCGCCTCGAACATCACGCGGTACGGCACGCCTGCCATGGCGCTGATCGGCGGCCTGGTCACCGGGGCCATCGTCTACGCCCTCGCGGCGCGCGGCGGCATGGACGGTTTCCGACTCATCCTCATCGGTGTGGCCGTGAACGCGCTCATGCACGCGCTGATCACCTGGATGATGGTCCGCTCGGACATCACCCAGGCGGGCCAGGCGCAGACCTGGCTGGTCGGCTCGCTGGCCGACCGCACGTGGGACCAGGTGACCGGGACGGGGGTGCTGGCGGCGATCGCGGCGATCGTCGCCCTCGGCGCCGCGTTCTCTCTGCGAGCCGTACAGCTCGGCGACGACGTGGCCCAGGGCCTCGGTGTCGGCCTCGGTCGCACGCGGGCGGTCCTCCTCATCGCCGCGGTGGTGCTGGCCGCGGCCTCGGTGGCCGGCGCCGGACCGATCGCGTTCGTGGCCTTCGTGTCCCCGCAGGTGACGATGCGGCTGGCGGGCGTCTCGGCTCCGCCGTTGATCACCTCGGCGTGCGTCGGCGCATTCCTGCTCTCCGGCGCCGATCTCATCGCGCGAACCCTGCTGCCGGTCTCGCTGCCGGTCGGCATCGTGACCGCGGCGGTCGGCGGACCGTTCCTCGTCTATCTACTCGTCCGACA
- a CDS encoding FecCD family ABC transporter permease, translating to MSTTMAVAPERASGFSVRRKRLIGLAVLCAAIVVAVVASLLIGANTLSPSLVWHGLWHRYIGEGTAPDPQLNEAAIVVQTQRVPRTILALIVGSALGVGGALMQGHTRNPIADPGLLGITQGAALAVVIAIFLGGVTAPIQFIWFAFIGAAIASVVVFGLSSLGGTAASPLTLILAGTGVTFFLSAMTSAVALADSQSLDALRFWNAGAVKGDSYDIILTTTPFILVGLVLAFANAPALNLLNLGDDVARGLGQNVTAARVLGLLAVTLLAGAGTAACGSIAFLGLVVPHVARYLTGPDHRWLLPYSALAGGLLLLVADIVGRMVARPGELEAGIVVALVGAPCFVFLVWWRRAVRL from the coding sequence ATGTCTACGACTATGGCCGTCGCGCCGGAACGGGCCTCGGGTTTCAGTGTGCGACGTAAACGGCTCATCGGCCTCGCGGTGCTGTGCGCCGCGATCGTCGTGGCTGTCGTCGCGTCGCTGCTGATCGGCGCGAACACCCTCTCGCCGTCGCTGGTCTGGCACGGGCTGTGGCATCGGTACATCGGCGAGGGGACCGCACCCGATCCGCAGTTGAACGAGGCCGCGATCGTGGTGCAGACCCAGCGGGTGCCGCGCACGATTCTCGCGTTGATCGTCGGTTCGGCGCTCGGTGTCGGCGGTGCGCTGATGCAAGGGCACACGCGCAATCCGATCGCCGATCCCGGCCTGCTCGGCATCACCCAGGGTGCCGCACTCGCAGTGGTCATCGCGATCTTCCTCGGCGGCGTCACCGCGCCGATCCAGTTCATCTGGTTCGCGTTCATCGGCGCGGCGATCGCCTCGGTCGTCGTGTTCGGACTGTCGAGTCTCGGCGGCACGGCGGCGTCGCCGCTCACGCTGATCCTGGCGGGCACCGGTGTCACGTTCTTCCTCAGTGCCATGACGTCCGCGGTCGCACTCGCCGACAGCCAGTCGCTCGACGCGCTGCGCTTCTGGAACGCGGGTGCGGTCAAGGGCGACAGCTACGACATCATTCTGACGACGACACCGTTCATCCTCGTCGGACTCGTCCTGGCGTTCGCCAACGCACCCGCTCTCAACCTGTTGAACCTCGGCGACGACGTCGCGCGGGGCCTCGGTCAGAACGTCACGGCGGCGCGCGTTCTGGGGCTGCTCGCCGTGACGCTTCTGGCCGGAGCGGGTACGGCGGCCTGCGGCAGCATCGCCTTCCTCGGACTGGTGGTGCCGCATGTGGCCCGCTACCTCACCGGACCCGATCACCGGTGGCTGCTCCCGTACTCGGCACTGGCCGGTGGGCTCCTCCTCCTGGTCGCCGACATCGTCGGCCGCATGGTGGCCAGGCCGGGCGAGCTGGAGGCGGGCATCGTCGTCGCGCTGGTCGGCGCACCGTGCTTCGTGTTCCTGGTCTGGTGGCGACGGGCGGTCAGGCTGTGA